The following is a genomic window from Candidatus Binatus sp..
GTCGGCGTCGCGATCAAGCAGCATGCGCCGAATGCGTTCGTGATCGCGGTGACGAATCCGCTCGACGCGATGGTCACGCAACTGAAGCGCGTGACCGGCTTCGCCAAGAATCGAATCGTGGGCCAGGCCGGCGTGCTCGATTCGGCGCGCTATCGCACCTTCCTCGCGTCGGAACTCGGGGTGTCGGTCGAAAGCGTGTCGGCGATGGTGCTGGGCGGTCACGGCGACGACATGGTGCCGATTCGGAGCTATACCACGGTCGCGGGGCAGCCGATCGAAAAATTGATCGCGGCCGCGCGGCTCGATGAAATCGAAAAGCGCACCCGCACCGGCGGCGGCGAGATCGTCGAGTTGATGAAGACCTCATCTTACTACGCGGCGGGCACCGCGGTGTACAAAATGGTCGAGGCATTCATCCTCGATCGCAAGCAGGTGCTGCCGTGCGCCGCGTATCTCGACGGAGAGTACGGCGTGAAAGGATTGTTCGCGGGCGTGCCGGTCGTGATCGGTGAGGGCGGTGTCGAGCGCGTGGTCGAAATCCAGCTCAATTCGGCGGAGAAAGCCGCTTTCGACACTTCGGTAGCGCACGTGCGTGAACTGGTCGATGCGATGGACAAGGTCATCGCAGCTAACAACTAGAATCGCTCAGGATAAGGTCAATGGCTGAACCAGGTGCAATCGCAGCTCCTGTCGCGGGAGCAACCATGAGCGCGGACGAGCGGCACTGGCTGCTCCGCCGGCTGCATTCGCTGTCGGGGATCGTCCCGATCGGCGGCTTTCTGCTGTTCCACATCTTCGAAAACGCTTTCGTGCTGCGCGGCAGCGAAGTGTGGTGGAAGGAGACCGAATTCACGCGCGGACTGCCGTTTCAGATCGCGGTCGAGGCGGCCGTGCTGTGGATTCCGATTCTGTATCACGCCATCTACGGCCTGATAATCACGGCGACGGCGCAGCCCAACGATTATCCGTATGCGCGCAATTACCAGTACACGATGCAGCGCATCACCGGGATACTGGCGTTCCTGTTCATCGGCTTTCACGTCTTCTCGACGCGCATCTTCTATTACGCCACCGGCACCGAGACCAGCTACGAGCGGATGCATTCGTTCATGATCGACCCGGTGTATTTGACGATCTACGTCGTCGGGACGCTGGCCTGCGTCTATCACCTTACCAACGGCATCTACACATTTTCGATCACGTGGGGACTCGCGGTGGGTCCTCGAGCGCAACGAATGGTTAATCGCGCGTGTATCGCGCTGGGCCTGATTCTCGCGATTGCAAGCGTCGCCATCATGGTGGCGTTCCGCGCACCCGCTTAGGAGAGTATCGATGCCAGGTCGTCACATAATTGTTGGAGGCGGGCTTGCGGGTTTGACCGCGGCGATGAAACTCGCGGAGCACGGCGAATCGGTCGACGTGTTCTCGATCGTGCCGGTCAAGCGATCGCATTCGGTCTGCGCGCAAGGCGGAATCAACGGCGCCGTCAATACGAAAGGCGAGGGCGATTCGCCGATGATCCACTTCGACGACACCATCTACGGCGGCGACTTCCTCGCCAATCAGCCGCCCGTCAAAGGGATGTGCGATGCGGCGCCGGCGATCATCTATCTGTTCGATCGGATGGGCGTGATGTTCAATCGCACCGCCGAGGGCCTGCTCGATTTTCGGCGGTTCGGCGGCACCAAGCATCATCGGACTGCGTTTGCCGGCGCAACCACGGGCCAGCAACTGCTCTACGCTCTGGACGAGCAAGTCCGGCGCTACGAAGTCGGCGGTCAGGTTCGCAAATTCGAAGGCTGGGAGATGCTTAGTATCGTGCAGGACGAATCGGGCGAATGCCGCGGTATCGTCGCGATCGATACGCGCTCGCTCGAGATGCGCGCGTTTCCTGCCGACACCGTGTTGGTCGCGACCGGCGGCCCCGGCCTGGTGTACGGGCGCTCGACTCAGTCGCTGGTCAATACCGGCTCGGCCGCGAGCGCCGCCTATCAGCAAGGCGCGGTTTACGCCAACGGCGAGTTCATCCAGGTGCATCCGACTGCGGTGCCGGGCGAGGACAAGAACCGGCTCATTTCCGAATCGATACGCGGCGAGGGCGGACGCGTCTGGACTTATCGCGAGGGCAAGCCCTGGTATTTTCTCGAAGAGATGTACCCGGCCTACGGCAATCTGGTGCCGCGCGATATCGCGACTCGGGCGATTCACAAGGTCGTGTTCGAGGACAAGCTCGGCATCGATGGCAATCCGCTGGTGTATCTCGACGTGAGCCATCTCGATCCTGTGGAATTGAATCGCAAGGTCGCGGGCGTGCTCGAAATTTACGAGAAGTTTGCCGGTCAGGATCCGCGCAAAGTTCCGATGAAGATTTTCCCCTCGATGCACTACTCGATGGGCGGGCTGTGGGTTGACTACGATCAGCAGACCAACGTGCCCGGACTGTTTGCCGCCGGCGAATGCGAGTTCCAGTATCACGGCGCGAATCGGCTCGGTGCGAATTCGCTTTTATCGTGCGTGTACGGCGGCGATGTCGCCTCGCGCGCGATGGTCAATTACACGAAGTCGCACAAGAGTGATGCGTCTTCACGCATTTACGATTCCGAGCTGACCCGTCAGCGCGAGGATTTCGACAAGATCTTCAAAATGGACGGACCCGAGAATGCCTTCGCGCTGTGGCGGCAACTCGGCGAGGTCATGACCGAGAACGTCACCGTCGTCCGCTACAATGACAAGCTGAAGCTCACCGACGACAAGATTCTCGAGTACAAGGATCGATGGGCTAGCATCGGGCTGAATGACAAGGGCAAGTGGGCCAACCAGGAAGTGCTGTTCGTGCGCCAGCTATGGAACATGTTCGAACTGGCGCGGCCGATCACGCTGGGCGCGCTCAATCGCAACGAATCGCGCGGCGCGCACTACAAGCCCGACTTCCCGGAGCGCGACGATCCTAATTTCATGAAAACTACCATGGCGGCGTGGTCGTCCGACGGCCCGCGCTTCAGTTGGGAGCCGGTGGACGTGAGCTTGCTCAAGCCGCGCCCGCGCCGTTACGACGTCGAAAAATCCGCGACCGAAACCAAGACCGCCGCTTAGGAGATTGGTGTGGCTGAACGTACGCAAATTCTCAGGGTGAAGCGGCAGGAAAATCCCAACTCGCAATCCTATTGGGAAGAGTTCGAGATTCCCTATCTGCCGCATCACAACGTCGTCTCGATGCTGATGGAAGTGCGGCGCAATCCGGTCACGCGCCAGGGCAAGCGCGTCGCGCCGGTGGTGTTCGATGCGAACTGCCTCGAAGAAGTCTGCGGCTCGTGCACGATGCTCATCGATGGACGGGTGCGGCAGGGATGCAGCCAGCTTGCCGACAGCCTCGGTTCGAGCGTCACCATCGAGCCGATGTCGAAATTTCCAGTCATCCGCGATCTGATGGTCGATCGGTCGAAGATGTTCGACGCGCTCAAGAAAGCGCACGCGTGGATTCCGATCGACGGCACTTACGATCTCGGACCG
Proteins encoded in this region:
- a CDS encoding succinate dehydrogenase, translating into MAEPGAIAAPVAGATMSADERHWLLRRLHSLSGIVPIGGFLLFHIFENAFVLRGSEVWWKETEFTRGLPFQIAVEAAVLWIPILYHAIYGLIITATAQPNDYPYARNYQYTMQRITGILAFLFIGFHVFSTRIFYYATGTETSYERMHSFMIDPVYLTIYVVGTLACVYHLTNGIYTFSITWGLAVGPRAQRMVNRACIALGLILAIASVAIMVAFRAPA
- the sdhB gene encoding succinate dehydrogenase iron-sulfur subunit, with translation MAERTQILRVKRQENPNSQSYWEEFEIPYLPHHNVVSMLMEVRRNPVTRQGKRVAPVVFDANCLEEVCGSCTMLIDGRVRQGCSQLADSLGSSVTIEPMSKFPVIRDLMVDRSKMFDALKKAHAWIPIDGTYDLGPGPRVAPDVQQLAYLFSRCMTCGCCLEACPQVNSHSEFMGAAVIGQVYLMSQHPTGKMNQDERLQAMMSVGGVEDCGNAQNCVEVCPKGIPLTTAIGAVGRQTSIKWLRDLFMK
- the sdhA gene encoding succinate dehydrogenase flavoprotein subunit, with the translated sequence MPGRHIIVGGGLAGLTAAMKLAEHGESVDVFSIVPVKRSHSVCAQGGINGAVNTKGEGDSPMIHFDDTIYGGDFLANQPPVKGMCDAAPAIIYLFDRMGVMFNRTAEGLLDFRRFGGTKHHRTAFAGATTGQQLLYALDEQVRRYEVGGQVRKFEGWEMLSIVQDESGECRGIVAIDTRSLEMRAFPADTVLVATGGPGLVYGRSTQSLVNTGSAASAAYQQGAVYANGEFIQVHPTAVPGEDKNRLISESIRGEGGRVWTYREGKPWYFLEEMYPAYGNLVPRDIATRAIHKVVFEDKLGIDGNPLVYLDVSHLDPVELNRKVAGVLEIYEKFAGQDPRKVPMKIFPSMHYSMGGLWVDYDQQTNVPGLFAAGECEFQYHGANRLGANSLLSCVYGGDVASRAMVNYTKSHKSDASSRIYDSELTRQREDFDKIFKMDGPENAFALWRQLGEVMTENVTVVRYNDKLKLTDDKILEYKDRWASIGLNDKGKWANQEVLFVRQLWNMFELARPITLGALNRNESRGAHYKPDFPERDDPNFMKTTMAAWSSDGPRFSWEPVDVSLLKPRPRRYDVEKSATETKTAA
- the mdh gene encoding malate dehydrogenase, with protein sequence MARKKIAFVGAGNVGATCAHLCFLNRLGDIVLYDIIDGLPQGKALDMLESAPVLGIDCSVTGTIDIKGIEGADCCVVTSGSPRKPGMSRDDLLKINAKVMNDVGVAIKQHAPNAFVIAVTNPLDAMVTQLKRVTGFAKNRIVGQAGVLDSARYRTFLASELGVSVESVSAMVLGGHGDDMVPIRSYTTVAGQPIEKLIAAARLDEIEKRTRTGGGEIVELMKTSSYYAAGTAVYKMVEAFILDRKQVLPCAAYLDGEYGVKGLFAGVPVVIGEGGVERVVEIQLNSAEKAAFDTSVAHVRELVDAMDKVIAANN